From Deinococcus aquaticus, one genomic window encodes:
- a CDS encoding glucose-6-phosphate dehydrogenase assembly protein OpcA, with translation MTYATDLKPLGPVDTTVRKAQVTLDELWVQTTVETRAYTGNIIALTMKKHLGRVQEALAGLEGRYAGRQIIGVMDGTDDLTVHASLVPQRGGLYVERLTLEASAEQLQGAILPLIRPATVNHVWWGADSRPGGTLLAELTDLADQVIVDSLTLDMPPSRHYALADLGWSRSAPWREALAQVFDSPDAARQLPNIDRLVVRHAGKKDLPARLYAGFIADTLGWTDLKNVEFRSGRCGRENGDLCGVELLGDGVRFALSADGSAHSDVVSLECRWDGVKRESEVPVPAMTLADGLARVMARPERGEVFEHAWALAKETL, from the coding sequence ATGACGTACGCGACCGACCTGAAACCGCTGGGCCCGGTGGATACCACCGTCCGCAAGGCCCAGGTCACGCTGGACGAACTGTGGGTGCAGACGACCGTCGAGACCCGCGCGTACACCGGCAACATCATCGCCCTGACCATGAAAAAGCACCTGGGGCGCGTGCAGGAAGCCCTGGCGGGCCTTGAGGGCCGCTACGCGGGACGGCAGATCATCGGCGTGATGGACGGCACGGACGACCTGACCGTGCACGCCAGCCTCGTTCCGCAGCGCGGCGGGCTGTACGTGGAACGCCTGACGCTGGAAGCCAGCGCCGAGCAGCTTCAGGGCGCGATCCTGCCGCTGATCCGCCCGGCCACCGTGAACCACGTGTGGTGGGGCGCGGACAGCCGACCCGGCGGGACGCTGCTGGCCGAACTGACGGACCTGGCCGATCAGGTGATCGTGGACAGCCTGACGCTGGACATGCCGCCCTCGCGGCACTACGCGCTGGCGGACCTGGGCTGGAGCCGCTCGGCCCCGTGGCGTGAGGCGCTGGCGCAGGTGTTCGACAGCCCCGATGCGGCCCGGCAACTGCCGAACATCGACCGGCTGGTCGTGCGGCACGCCGGCAAGAAGGACCTGCCGGCGCGGCTGTACGCGGGGTTCATTGCCGACACGCTGGGCTGGACGGACCTGAAGAACGTGGAGTTCCGTTCGGGCCGCTGCGGGCGCGAGAACGGCGACCTGTGCGGCGTGGAACTGCTGGGCGACGGCGTGCGCTTCGCCCTGAGTGCCGACGGCAGCGCCCACAGTGACGTGGTCAGCCTGGAGTGCCGCTGGGACGGCGTGAAACGCGAGTCCGAGGTACCGGTGCCCGCCATGACGCTGGCCGACGGACTGGCGCGCGTGATGGCCCGCCCGGAACGCGGCGAGGTCTTCGAGCACGCCTGGGCACTTGCCAAGGAAACCCTGTGA
- the pgl gene encoding 6-phosphogluconolactonase, whose protein sequence is MSGPLTERRVSPTPQATAQAAAHALVQAAREAVTARGAFHVALSGGSTPKLMYAELRGLPGVPWEATHVYFSDERPVGPDSPDSNYRLAHEELLRHVPVPQEQVHRMQGEVRPLEQAAQAYAQALPAQLDVVLLGMGDDGHTASLFPGTDALNAGGRVAANRVPKLDTERLTFTFPEINAARQRWLLVTGAGKAGVLAEVQRGEGHHPVAGVTGPVWFLDEAAAAQLG, encoded by the coding sequence GTGAGCGGGCCGCTGACGGAGCGCCGGGTCTCCCCCACCCCGCAGGCGACGGCGCAGGCGGCCGCGCACGCGCTGGTGCAGGCGGCGCGCGAGGCGGTCACGGCGCGCGGCGCGTTTCACGTGGCGCTGTCTGGCGGCAGCACCCCGAAGCTGATGTACGCGGAACTGCGCGGCCTGCCCGGCGTGCCTTGGGAAGCCACGCACGTGTACTTCAGCGACGAGCGCCCGGTCGGGCCGGACAGCCCGGACAGCAACTACCGCCTCGCGCACGAGGAACTGCTGCGGCACGTGCCGGTGCCCCAGGAGCAGGTGCACCGCATGCAGGGCGAGGTCCGGCCGCTTGAGCAGGCCGCCCAGGCCTACGCGCAGGCGCTGCCCGCGCAACTGGACGTGGTCCTGCTGGGCATGGGCGACGACGGGCACACCGCCAGCCTGTTCCCCGGCACGGACGCCCTGAACGCCGGCGGCCGGGTCGCAGCGAACCGGGTGCCGAAACTCGACACGGAGCGCCTGACCTTCACGTTCCCCGAGATCAACGCGGCGCGTCAGCGCTGGCTGCTGGTCACGGGCGCCGGCAAGGCGGGCGTGCTGGCCGAGGTGCAGCGCGGCGAGGGACACCACCCGGTCGCCGGCGTGACCGGCCCGGTCTGGTTCCTGGACGAGGCGGCCGCCGCTCAACTCGGGTAA
- the zwf gene encoding glucose-6-phosphate dehydrogenase: MRRNRAPEPATLVIFGATGDLSRRKLLPAVFGLWQDGLLGSAFNIVGVGRQEMTDEAFKDYAIAALKESKETDAIQPGSLEKFRDLLYYEYGDFAGDEVYDLVGKELDRAEEAHGGRKNALFYLSTPPSLFEPISNGLGRLGLADQSEGWRRLVIEKPFGRDLASARDLNDAIHKVWDESQVYRIDHYLGKETVQNLMAIRFGNAIFEPLWNRGYVDHVQITASEDLGLEGRAGYYEEAGVVRDMLQNHLMQLFALTAMEPPAAFDADAIRDEKVKVLRAVKEIPSGRVKSVAVRGQYGPGTMYGEKVTGYREEPNVKEGSVTPTYVALKLEVDNWRWQGVPFFLRTGKRLPKKVTEIAVVFKRPPLGIFPGGLERNVLAFRIQPDEGVSLKFSSKTPGQEMVLREVVMDFRYDAFGAQLESPYSRLLLDAMLGDATLFPREDEVDLAWQIVSGILNVWEAEPGRREKGPDFPNYTSGTWGPDEADELMGEDRRWRRL; this comes from the coding sequence ATGCGCCGCAACCGCGCGCCGGAACCGGCCACGCTGGTGATTTTCGGCGCGACCGGCGACCTGTCGCGCCGCAAGCTGCTGCCCGCCGTGTTCGGCCTGTGGCAGGACGGCCTGCTTGGGAGTGCTTTCAACATCGTGGGCGTGGGCCGTCAGGAGATGACGGACGAGGCCTTCAAGGACTACGCGATCGCGGCCCTGAAGGAAAGTAAGGAGACCGACGCCATTCAGCCCGGCAGCCTGGAGAAATTCCGGGACCTGCTGTACTACGAGTACGGCGATTTCGCCGGGGACGAGGTGTACGACCTGGTCGGCAAGGAACTCGACCGGGCCGAGGAAGCGCACGGCGGCCGCAAGAACGCGCTGTTCTACCTCTCAACCCCGCCCAGCCTGTTCGAGCCGATCAGTAACGGCCTGGGCCGCCTGGGACTGGCGGATCAGAGCGAGGGCTGGCGCCGGCTGGTGATCGAGAAACCCTTCGGGCGGGACCTGGCCAGCGCCCGCGACCTGAACGACGCCATCCACAAGGTCTGGGACGAGTCGCAGGTGTACCGCATCGACCATTACCTGGGCAAGGAGACCGTGCAGAACCTGATGGCGATCCGCTTCGGGAACGCCATCTTCGAGCCGCTGTGGAACCGTGGGTACGTGGATCACGTGCAGATCACCGCCAGCGAGGACCTGGGCCTGGAAGGACGCGCCGGGTACTACGAGGAGGCGGGCGTGGTGCGCGACATGCTTCAGAACCACCTGATGCAGCTGTTCGCGTTGACCGCCATGGAACCCCCGGCGGCCTTCGACGCGGACGCCATCCGTGACGAGAAGGTCAAGGTGCTGCGCGCCGTCAAGGAGATCCCCTCGGGCCGCGTGAAGTCGGTCGCGGTGCGCGGGCAGTACGGGCCGGGCACCATGTACGGCGAGAAGGTCACGGGCTACCGCGAGGAACCGAACGTGAAAGAAGGCAGCGTCACGCCCACCTACGTGGCCCTGAAGCTGGAAGTGGATAACTGGCGCTGGCAGGGCGTGCCGTTCTTCCTGCGCACCGGGAAGCGGCTGCCGAAGAAGGTCACGGAGATCGCCGTGGTGTTCAAGCGCCCGCCGCTGGGCATCTTCCCCGGCGGTCTGGAACGCAACGTGCTGGCCTTCCGCATCCAGCCGGACGAGGGCGTGAGCCTGAAGTTCAGCTCCAAAACGCCGGGGCAGGAGATGGTGCTGCGCGAGGTGGTCATGGACTTCCGCTACGACGCGTTCGGCGCGCAGCTGGAAAGCCCGTACTCGCGCCTGCTGCTGGACGCCATGCTGGGCGACGCGACCCTGTTCCCCCGCGAGGACGAGGTGGACCTGGCGTGGCAGATCGTGAGCGGCATCCTGAACGTGTGGGAGGCCGAACCGGGCCGCCGCGAGAAGGGGCCGGACTTCCCGAACTACACGTCCGGCACCTGGGGTCCCGACGAGGCCGACGAACTGATGGGCGAGGACCGCCGCTGGCGGCGCCTGTGA